AACCTTGTGGTCAACTGCGCAGGCGTGGCAACGCCGGGGCGGATCGTAGGTCGCAACGGTCCCCTGCCACTAGAGGCTTATGTCAGGGTGATCCAGATCAATCTGGTCGGAACGTTCAACGTCATGAAGGCGACTGCGGCCGTCATGCAGGAGAACGAGCTGGACGGCGACGACCGGGGCTTGATCGTCAACACGGCGTCGGTGGCAGCGTTCGACGGCCAGATTGGTCAGGGCGCGTACGCCTCGTCAAAGGGCGGCGTGGCCGCGCTGACGCTGCCGGCGGCCCGTGAACTTGCACGGTCGGCGATTCGCGTCGTGACCATCGCGCCCGGACTGTTCGAGACGCCGATGCTGGCCGGGTTGCCGGAAGCAGCCAAGGAATCGTTGATTGCATCCACGTTGCAGCCGTCGCGTCTCGGACGTTCCGAGGAGTACGCGACGTTGGTTCGCCACATCTACGAAAACCCGATGATCAATGGTGAGACCATCCGGCTCGACGGTGCGGTCCGCCTAGCACCCCGTTAGAGAAAGACATGCCGGCACTATCCGGAAAGACCGTCCTGATCACCGGCGCAAGCCGGGGAATCGGGAAGGCCATTGCGCTTCGCTGTGCACGCGACGGCGCCAACGTAGTTGTGACCGGGAAGACCGAGGACCCACACCCGAAATTGCCCGGCACCATTCATTCGGCCGCCGAGGAAGTGGAACAGGCAGGAGGGAAGGCCCTTGCCGTGGCGCTGGACGTCAGAGCCGAGGAGCAGGTGGCCGATTGCATCAGGCGGACGGTCGAGACATTTGGGGGTATGGATGTGCTGGTCAACAATGCCAGCGCCATCCACTTGGCCGGGGTGGAAGGGACACCGGCTAAACGGTTTGACCTGATGTTTGCAATCAATGTGCGTGGTACGCACGTGGTATCGCACCACGCAATCCCGCACCTTCGGCAGGCCTCGAACCCGC
The Rhodospirillales bacterium genome window above contains:
- a CDS encoding SDR family NAD(P)-dependent oxidoreductase — protein: MNFSNAHAFVTGGASGLGAATVEAVVEAGGHASIVDIDGDRAAALAARLGARSRAAALDVADEAAVADAVAASVSAFGPLNLVVNCAGVATPGRIVGRNGPLPLEAYVRVIQINLVGTFNVMKATAAVMQENELDGDDRGLIVNTASVAAFDGQIGQGAYASSKGGVAALTLPAARELARSAIRVVTIAPGLFETPMLAGLPEAAKESLIASTLQPSRLGRSEEYATLVRHIYENPMINGETIRLDGAVRLAPR
- a CDS encoding NAD(P)-dependent oxidoreductase → MPALSGKTVLITGASRGIGKAIALRCARDGANVVVTGKTEDPHPKLPGTIHSAAEEVEQAGGKALAVALDVRAEEQVADCIRRTVETFGGMDVLVNNASAIHLAGVEGTPAKRFDLMFAINVRGTHVVSHHAIPHLRQASNPHILTLAPPLNLNPDWFAPHAAYTASKYSMSMLAIGMAGELAEAGIASNALWPRTTIATAAVEFVVGSELMERSRKPAIMADAAHAIVTRPARSCTGNTFIDEDVLRETGLNSFESYAVKPGATLKQDIFLD